In one Bacillus thuringiensis genomic region, the following are encoded:
- a CDS encoding MFS transporter codes for MKKSKIHFILYVVCMSALLGSFAQNIYTPILPIIQGSFHTSLYLVNVTVSLFTFVLAIMQLIYGPLIDTRGRKSVLIPSLIISTIGSIGCAFSANIYVFLFFRAVQAIGIAAIPVVAATIIGDLFEGKERGEAMSLYQMLLALAPAIGPLIGGYLGSINGHVSVFLFLSILGILLLTINISLLPETKPTVSKQPQAKKNYWFILKNKTGFSITLIGFIQFCIYFCFLVFLPSILTNSFHLTASEIGLMFVPMSLSIMLGSYCYKFLQKRLTTKQALFITSFFNIICVTLFSFTYNINITFIIIVTSLYGFSMGLSMPTHTTLLTEEFVQERATAIGMYNFIRYLGMGTGPLIGGFLLFNQKYFWIFFLGAIMFLLVILYAMKMLRFHAVQKVK; via the coding sequence ATGAAAAAATCCAAAATACATTTCATTTTATATGTCGTCTGTATGAGTGCCTTACTCGGTTCCTTCGCTCAAAATATTTACACGCCTATCTTGCCCATAATTCAAGGTTCTTTTCACACTTCTCTTTATCTTGTAAATGTAACAGTTTCCCTTTTCACATTCGTTCTTGCGATTATGCAGCTCATATATGGACCTTTGATTGATACAAGAGGGAGAAAATCTGTCCTTATCCCTAGTTTGATCATTAGTACAATTGGTTCAATCGGATGTGCTTTTTCAGCGAACATATATGTATTTCTATTTTTCAGAGCTGTTCAAGCTATAGGAATAGCAGCTATACCTGTAGTAGCAGCAACGATTATCGGCGATTTATTTGAAGGAAAAGAACGAGGAGAAGCAATGAGCCTGTATCAAATGTTACTTGCTCTTGCACCTGCGATCGGTCCTCTCATTGGTGGTTATCTAGGCAGTATAAATGGCCACGTATCCGTATTTCTCTTTTTATCTATACTTGGCATTCTCTTATTAACGATAAATATTTCACTACTTCCAGAAACAAAACCAACTGTAAGTAAACAACCGCAAGCAAAAAAGAATTACTGGTTTATCTTAAAAAATAAAACTGGATTTTCTATTACTCTTATTGGCTTCATTCAATTTTGTATTTACTTTTGCTTCCTCGTTTTTTTACCGAGCATTTTAACAAATTCATTTCACTTAACTGCAAGTGAAATTGGTCTTATGTTTGTACCGATGTCTCTTTCTATTATGCTAGGAAGTTATTGCTACAAGTTTTTGCAAAAACGCCTCACAACAAAGCAAGCTTTATTCATTACAAGTTTCTTCAATATTATATGTGTCACTTTATTCTCTTTCACATATAACATCAATATCACGTTCATCATTATCGTTACATCTTTGTACGGTTTTAGTATGGGACTTTCTATGCCAACTCATACTACTTTATTAACAGAAGAATTTGTACAAGAACGCGCAACAGCTATCGGTATGTACAACTTCATCCGCTATCTTGGTATGGGTACAGGGCCACTTATAGGTGGATTTCTTTTATTTAACCAAAAATACTTTTGGATTTTCTTCCTAGGCGCAATTATGTTTTTACTTGTAATCTTATATGCAATGAAAATGCTACGCTTTCATGCTGTACAAAAAGTAAAATAG
- the kdpC gene encoding K(+)-transporting ATPase subunit C: MEKKQSILSPIIRITFTFLVLCGLVYPLIVTGIAQAVMKDNADGSLIYNDKNEVIGSKLIGQNFTDPRYFQGRVSSIEYKAEASGSNNYAPSNPDLAKRVEKSIEEWKKQNPTVPVTEVPMDLVTNSGSGLDPDISPKGASVQVERISKLTRIPKETLDQLIKDQTEGAALGLFGEDRVNVLKLNLALQKLMK; the protein is encoded by the coding sequence ATGGAGAAGAAACAAAGTATACTATCACCAATTATCCGTATTACTTTTACATTTCTAGTGTTGTGTGGACTTGTATACCCACTTATTGTTACTGGTATTGCACAAGCAGTGATGAAGGATAATGCGGATGGAAGTCTAATATATAATGATAAAAATGAAGTGATTGGTTCTAAATTAATTGGTCAAAACTTCACGGATCCACGTTATTTTCAAGGGCGTGTTTCTAGTATTGAATATAAGGCTGAAGCATCTGGTTCAAATAACTATGCACCATCTAATCCAGATTTAGCAAAACGGGTAGAGAAAAGTATTGAAGAGTGGAAGAAACAAAATCCAACTGTTCCAGTTACAGAAGTGCCGATGGATTTAGTAACGAATTCAGGTTCAGGGCTAGATCCTGATATTAGTCCGAAGGGGGCGTCCGTACAGGTAGAGCGCATCTCGAAATTAACGAGAATCCCGAAAGAAACGCTGGATCAGTTGATTAAAGATCAAACAGAAGGTGCAGCACTTGGTTTATTTGGAGAAGATCGAGTGAACGTCTTAAAGCTAAATTTGGCATTACAGAAATTAATGAAATAG
- a CDS encoding NCS2 family permease: MFNLSKHKTSIKTEIMAGIITFLTMAYIIVVNPVILGDAGVPFEQAFTATIIAAVVGTLFMAIFTNLPIAIAPGMGLNAYFSYSVVKAHEGMTFAIAFSAVFVAGMILILLSFTSFRTKLMEAIPENLKHAITAGIGLFIAFIGLRLTGIVTKNDANLVGLGDLHSAPVLLALAGLGITIILMSLNVNGALFIGMLLTGIIAFFTGQLTFSNGVTSMPGLPEGIIVSNPITAVSDVINYGLYGVVFSFFLVTLFDTTGTLLGVAQQGGFMKDGKLPKAGRALLSDSFSATIGSMFGTTPSTAYIESSAGVAAGGRTGLTTVTVAVLFALAAFFGPLVSAVSGVSAITAPSLIIVGSLMMGSVRHIDWDAFDEAFPAFLVILSMPLTSSIATGIALGFISYPLMKVAKGKFRAVHPLVYVFGILFAYQLIFLPH; this comes from the coding sequence ATGTTTAACCTTTCAAAACATAAAACTTCTATTAAAACTGAAATTATGGCAGGTATTATTACCTTCTTAACAATGGCATATATCATTGTCGTAAACCCTGTCATCCTTGGGGATGCAGGTGTTCCATTTGAACAAGCATTTACAGCAACAATTATTGCTGCTGTTGTCGGAACATTATTTATGGCAATCTTTACAAACTTACCAATCGCAATCGCGCCAGGTATGGGATTAAATGCTTACTTCTCTTACTCTGTTGTAAAAGCACATGAAGGCATGACTTTCGCAATTGCATTCTCTGCTGTATTCGTAGCAGGTATGATTTTAATTTTGCTATCATTTACATCTTTCCGTACAAAATTAATGGAAGCAATTCCTGAAAACTTAAAACATGCAATTACTGCTGGTATCGGGCTATTTATCGCCTTTATCGGTTTACGTTTAACAGGTATCGTTACAAAAAATGATGCAAACTTAGTTGGACTTGGTGATCTTCACTCTGCTCCAGTTCTACTAGCATTAGCTGGACTTGGAATTACTATTATCCTTATGTCTTTAAATGTAAATGGCGCACTATTTATCGGCATGCTATTAACTGGTATTATCGCTTTCTTCACAGGACAATTAACATTCTCAAATGGTGTTACATCAATGCCTGGATTACCAGAAGGAATTATCGTTTCAAATCCAATTACTGCTGTATCTGATGTAATTAACTACGGATTGTACGGCGTTGTATTTTCATTCTTCCTTGTTACATTGTTCGATACAACAGGTACATTACTTGGGGTAGCTCAACAAGGTGGATTTATGAAAGATGGGAAACTTCCAAAAGCTGGACGAGCTCTTCTATCTGACTCATTCTCGGCAACAATCGGTTCTATGTTCGGAACAACACCATCAACAGCTTACATTGAATCTTCTGCTGGCGTTGCAGCTGGTGGTCGTACTGGTTTAACAACTGTTACAGTAGCTGTTCTATTCGCACTAGCAGCATTCTTTGGACCATTAGTAAGTGCCGTTTCTGGTGTATCAGCTATTACTGCCCCATCATTAATTATCGTTGGTAGTCTTATGATGGGTTCAGTTCGCCACATCGATTGGGACGCATTTGATGAAGCATTCCCAGCATTCTTAGTAATATTAAGCATGCCACTTACATCAAGTATCGCAACAGGTATCGCACTTGGATTTATTTCATACCCACTTATGAAAGTAGCAAAAGGTAAATTCCGTGCTGTTCACCCACTTGTATATGTATTTGGAATTTTGTTTGCTTATCAATTAATATTCTTACCACATTAA
- the kdpB gene encoding potassium-transporting ATPase subunit KdpB — MRPVVVKEKQLNESQIHAVEDEVRQAKTMDRDIVTHAMKQSIAKLNPKVMIKNPIMFVVEIGFIITFILSFLPSSSSSIPGWFNITVSLILLFTVLFANFAEALAEGRGKAQADSLKQSKKDVFANVVKENGDIVQVSATDLTKGDVVIVKQGEMIPSDGEVIKGLASVDESAITGESAPVIKEAGGDFCSVTGGTMVVSDEITIVITSNPGESFIDKMISLVEGAARQKTPNEIALNTVLTSLTLIFLIVVMTLPIFTNYLGFQIDTAVLVALLVCLIPTTIGGLLSAIGIAGMDRVTKFNVLAMSGKAVEAAGDINTIILDKTGTITFGNRMAHTLLPVGNETIEQVGKWAAISSVLDETPEGRSVIEYVQGKSISYNRELAEQGEFVPFKAETRMSGVDLQDGTKVRKGAVGAVIEWVESQGGTIPKDVNQKADLISKEGGTPLVVAVDNRIYGLIYLKDTVKPGMRDRFEQLRQMGIKTVMCTGDNPLTAATIAKEAGVDEFVAECKPEDKIAVIKAEQDKGKLVAMTGDGTNDAPALAQADVGLAMNSGTTAAKEAANMIDLDSNPTKIIEVVGIGKQLLMTRGALTTFSIANDIAKYFAIIPAMFTLAIPQMEALNIMKLTSPLSAILSALIFNAVIIPLLIPLAMKGIAYKPMSSNALLSRNLLIYGLGGVIVPFIGIKVIDMIVGLFI; from the coding sequence ATGAGACCGGTAGTAGTAAAAGAAAAACAATTAAATGAGTCACAAATACATGCTGTAGAAGATGAAGTTAGACAAGCGAAAACGATGGATCGTGATATCGTAACACATGCGATGAAGCAATCCATTGCGAAATTGAATCCGAAAGTCATGATAAAGAATCCGATTATGTTCGTTGTGGAAATTGGATTTATCATTACGTTCATTTTATCTTTTCTTCCAAGTAGTTCTAGTAGTATACCAGGTTGGTTTAATATAACAGTTTCTCTCATTCTATTATTTACAGTTTTATTTGCGAATTTTGCAGAAGCATTAGCAGAAGGTCGTGGTAAAGCGCAAGCCGATTCTTTAAAGCAGTCGAAGAAAGATGTGTTTGCAAATGTTGTAAAAGAAAATGGAGACATTGTCCAAGTTTCAGCAACTGATCTTACAAAAGGTGACGTTGTTATCGTAAAACAAGGAGAAATGATTCCAAGTGATGGTGAAGTAATCAAAGGGTTAGCATCTGTAGATGAATCTGCAATTACAGGGGAATCAGCTCCTGTTATAAAAGAAGCAGGCGGTGATTTTTGTTCCGTAACAGGTGGAACGATGGTCGTAAGTGATGAAATTACAATTGTCATTACGAGTAATCCTGGTGAATCATTTATCGACAAAATGATTTCTTTAGTAGAAGGAGCTGCTCGTCAAAAAACGCCGAATGAGATTGCTTTAAATACAGTATTAACGAGCTTAACTCTTATTTTCTTGATCGTCGTTATGACGTTGCCGATTTTTACAAATTATTTAGGTTTTCAAATTGATACTGCTGTGCTAGTTGCATTATTAGTTTGTTTAATTCCAACGACAATTGGTGGGCTATTATCGGCAATTGGTATTGCTGGGATGGACCGGGTAACAAAATTTAACGTGTTAGCGATGTCAGGGAAAGCAGTAGAAGCTGCGGGCGATATTAATACAATTATTTTAGATAAAACAGGTACGATTACTTTTGGGAACCGAATGGCTCATACATTATTACCTGTAGGAAATGAAACGATTGAGCAAGTTGGAAAGTGGGCTGCTATTAGTTCTGTTTTAGATGAAACACCAGAAGGCCGATCTGTTATCGAGTATGTGCAGGGAAAATCTATATCATATAATAGAGAACTTGCAGAACAAGGTGAGTTTGTTCCGTTTAAAGCAGAAACGAGAATGAGTGGTGTTGATTTACAAGACGGAACGAAAGTGAGAAAAGGTGCTGTAGGTGCCGTTATTGAATGGGTTGAGTCACAAGGCGGAACAATTCCGAAAGATGTAAATCAAAAAGCAGACTTAATTTCAAAAGAGGGCGGAACACCACTTGTAGTTGCAGTAGATAATCGTATTTATGGCTTAATTTATTTAAAGGATACAGTAAAACCGGGTATGCGTGATCGTTTTGAACAGTTGCGCCAAATGGGGATTAAAACGGTTATGTGTACAGGTGATAATCCGTTAACAGCAGCAACGATTGCAAAAGAAGCAGGAGTAGATGAATTCGTTGCCGAGTGTAAACCAGAAGATAAGATTGCTGTTATTAAAGCAGAGCAAGATAAAGGGAAGCTTGTAGCGATGACAGGTGATGGTACAAATGATGCGCCGGCATTAGCACAGGCGGACGTTGGATTAGCGATGAATAGTGGTACGACAGCAGCGAAAGAAGCGGCGAACATGATTGATCTAGACTCGAATCCGACGAAAATTATTGAGGTTGTAGGAATCGGTAAGCAATTGTTAATGACGCGAGGTGCGTTAACGACGTTTAGTATTGCGAATGATATAGCGAAATATTTTGCAATCATTCCAGCAATGTTTACACTTGCGATTCCGCAAATGGAGGCATTGAACATTATGAAATTAACATCACCACTGTCAGCGATTTTATCAGCATTAATATTTAACGCTGTTATTATTCCATTACTCATTCCGTTAGCGATGAAAGGTATTGCATATAAACCGATGAGTTCTAATGCATTGCTTAGCCGAAACTTACTTATTTATGGGCTTGGCGGAGTTATCGTTCCGTTCATTGGAATTAAGGTAATTGATATGATTGTCGGCTTGTTTATATAA
- the kdpDN gene encoding KdpD-like non-kinase potassium sensor (KdpDN resembles contains the N-terminal sensor region of KdpD but lacks the C-terminal histidine kinase region.) yields MFILYADDYEPKFQRRTPEEYLEYIRQQNRGKLKLYVGAAPGVGKSYKMLYDAREMKKDGTDIVIGLIETHGRKETEDAIADLEQVSLKEIDYKGKVFYELDVEGIIKRAPQVVVVDELAHSNVPGSKHKKRYMDVQELLEAGISVLSAFNIQHLESVHDIVAQITNVKVRERIPDFILQKANEIQLVDATPEVLRKRLIDGKIYKEEKIQQSLQNFFTLNNLGALRELSLREVADDMDEKISQTVIEPIGVKEKILVCVQYSSTAEKLIRRGWRMADRLNAELYVLNVERENIDSISAGKKQTIEEWKLLTNQFDASFVLEEAKGRKPADVIIEVAKRLQVTQILLGQSARTRWEEIRKGSIVNEIMRQTKFIDIHIVADQRG; encoded by the coding sequence GTGTTTATTTTGTATGCAGATGATTATGAACCGAAGTTTCAAAGGCGAACGCCAGAGGAATATTTAGAATATATTCGTCAGCAAAATCGCGGAAAGTTAAAGCTATATGTAGGAGCAGCTCCAGGCGTAGGAAAAAGTTATAAAATGCTCTATGATGCTAGAGAGATGAAAAAGGATGGTACGGATATTGTAATTGGTTTAATTGAAACGCACGGGAGAAAAGAGACAGAAGACGCAATTGCTGATTTAGAACAAGTTTCTTTAAAAGAAATAGATTATAAAGGGAAAGTGTTTTATGAACTCGATGTGGAAGGAATTATAAAACGGGCACCGCAAGTCGTTGTTGTGGATGAACTTGCGCATAGTAATGTTCCTGGTTCTAAACATAAGAAACGTTATATGGATGTGCAGGAATTGTTAGAGGCTGGTATATCGGTATTATCAGCTTTTAATATTCAACATTTAGAAAGTGTTCATGATATTGTAGCTCAAATTACGAATGTAAAAGTAAGAGAACGAATTCCAGATTTTATTTTACAAAAAGCAAATGAAATTCAGCTCGTTGATGCAACGCCTGAGGTATTAAGGAAGAGACTAATAGACGGAAAGATATATAAAGAAGAAAAAATTCAGCAAAGCTTACAAAACTTCTTTACACTTAATAATTTAGGAGCACTTAGGGAATTATCACTTCGAGAAGTTGCCGATGATATGGACGAGAAAATTAGCCAAACAGTAATAGAACCAATTGGCGTAAAAGAAAAAATTCTCGTTTGTGTACAATACAGTTCAACAGCGGAGAAATTAATAAGACGGGGATGGCGCATGGCTGATCGGTTAAATGCTGAATTGTACGTATTAAACGTTGAGAGGGAAAATATAGATTCTATTTCAGCTGGAAAAAAGCAGACGATTGAAGAGTGGAAGTTGCTAACGAATCAATTTGATGCAAGCTTTGTATTAGAAGAAGCAAAAGGAAGAAAGCCAGCAGATGTTATTATTGAAGTGGCAAAAAGATTACAGGTGACGCAAATTTTACTTGGACAATCGGCAAGAACAAGGTGGGAAGAAATACGAAAAGGCTCTATTGTAAATGAAATTATGAGACAAACAAAATTTATTGATATTCATATTGTTGCGGATCAAAGAGGGTAA
- a CDS encoding MarR family transcriptional regulator, with translation MDYATKQMEILSDIRTLLHKKEEHLKGQNEKFLRETGISGMSLSELHVIECIGKNGLMNVTAITTEMGMTKGAISKICTKLFQKKFVEKMQMLDNQKEIFFRLTESGNEIYKAHDKLHKQAEEKWLLFLDRYTKEEQDFIQRFIKDVSNHLEI, from the coding sequence TTGGATTATGCAACGAAACAAATGGAAATACTTTCGGACATTCGTACACTTTTGCATAAAAAAGAAGAACATTTGAAAGGGCAAAATGAGAAATTTCTTCGTGAGACAGGTATAAGTGGTATGTCTTTATCTGAGTTACATGTGATCGAGTGTATCGGGAAAAATGGTTTGATGAATGTAACTGCTATTACGACAGAAATGGGAATGACGAAGGGTGCAATCTCTAAAATTTGTACAAAGTTGTTTCAAAAGAAATTCGTTGAGAAGATGCAAATGTTAGATAATCAAAAAGAAATCTTCTTCCGTTTAACGGAAAGCGGAAATGAAATATATAAAGCTCATGATAAATTACATAAACAAGCTGAAGAAAAGTGGCTGTTATTTTTAGATAGATATACGAAAGAAGAGCAAGATTTTATTCAAAGATTTATAAAGGATGTCTCCAACCATTTGGAAATATAA
- the kdpF gene encoding K(+)-transporting ATPase subunit F, which yields MIVLSVIVAAITVYLVYALLNPEKF from the coding sequence ATGATTGTCTTATCGGTTATTGTCGCAGCAATTACAGTGTATTTAGTGTATGCATTATTAAATCCAGAGAAGTTTTAA
- a CDS encoding SDR family oxidoreductase, which yields MPQQKNFVTMPAQHQNKQPGIESLMNPLPQFEDPNYKGSEKLKGKNVLITGGDSGIGRAVSIAFAKEGANIAIAYLDEEGDANETKQYVEKEGVKCVLLPGDLSDEQHCKDVVQETVQQLGSLQVLVNNVAQQYPQQGLEYITAEQLEKTFRINIFSYFHVAKAALSHLKQGDVIINTASIVAYEGNETLIDYSATKGAIVAFTRSLSQSLVQKGIRVNGVAPGPIWTPLIPSSFDEKKVSQFGSNVPMQRPGQPYELAPAYVYLASSDSSYVSGQMIHVNGGVIVNG from the coding sequence ATGCCACAGCAAAAAAACTTTGTAACAATGCCGGCGCAACATCAAAATAAACAGCCTGGCATTGAATCATTAATGAATCCTCTACCGCAGTTTGAAGATCCCAATTATAAAGGAAGCGAAAAGTTAAAAGGAAAGAATGTATTAATTACAGGTGGAGATAGCGGAATTGGACGAGCTGTTTCCATCGCTTTTGCGAAAGAGGGAGCAAATATTGCGATTGCGTATTTAGATGAGGAGGGGGATGCTAATGAGACGAAGCAATATGTTGAGAAAGAAGGTGTAAAGTGTGTATTGTTGCCGGGTGATTTAAGTGATGAACAGCATTGTAAAGATGTTGTTCAAGAGACCGTCCAGCAGTTAGGTAGTTTACAGGTTTTGGTAAATAATGTCGCGCAGCAATATCCGCAGCAAGGCTTAGAGTATATTACAGCAGAACAGCTAGAGAAGACTTTTCGTATTAATATTTTTTCTTATTTTCACGTTGCGAAAGCCGCACTTTCTCATTTAAAGCAAGGTGATGTCATTATAAATACAGCGTCTATCGTTGCATACGAAGGAAATGAAACTTTAATTGATTATTCCGCAACGAAAGGGGCAATCGTAGCTTTTACAAGATCACTTTCCCAATCGTTAGTGCAAAAAGGGATTCGTGTAAATGGTGTTGCGCCAGGACCAATTTGGACACCACTTATTCCATCAAGCTTTGATGAGAAAAAAGTATCACAGTTTGGGAGCAATGTTCCGATGCAAAGACCTGGTCAACCATATGAATTAGCGCCAGCATATGTATATTTAGCGTCTAGTGATTCATCCTATGTTAGCGGACAAATGATACATGTAAATGGGGGAGTTATTGTAAATGGATAG
- the kdpA gene encoding potassium-transporting ATPase subunit KdpA has protein sequence MIWVAVIITMLLFILVAKPMGIYLEKAFQGSKMLDKVFGPFEKLIFKITGVKEYNQTWKQYALSLVLLNGFMIVIVYFIFRLQGVLPLNPAHIEGMEPTLAFNTAISFMADTNLQHYSGENGLSYLSQLIGITFLMFAAPATTLALVMAFIRGLAGKELGNFFVDFTRALTRVFLPIAFIAALVFVALGVPQTLDGAVTAQTIDGAKQSILRGPVASFVSIKELGNNGGGFFGANSTHPFENPGQMSNILQMMLMMLLPTALPFTYGRMVGNKKQGRILFVSLFMVFLLGFITITTSELNGNPALNGMGIEHVQGSTEGKEVRFGTVFSSLYATVTTAAETGAVNTMHDTLTPIGGLVPLVNMMLNTVYGGVGAGFVNIIMYAIIAVFISGLMVGRTPEFLGKKIEGKEMKLIAVTILFHPLLILGFSALALSTNLGTDAISHSGFHGLTQVVYEYTSSAANNGSGFEGLGDNTPFWNITTGLVMFLGRYFSLITMLAVAASLKEKTVVPETVGTFRTDNSLFGGIFIGTIVIVGALTFFPMLVLGPIAEFLTLK, from the coding sequence ATGATTTGGGTTGCAGTCATTATTACAATGCTCTTGTTTATTTTAGTAGCAAAGCCAATGGGGATTTATTTAGAAAAAGCTTTTCAAGGTAGCAAAATGCTAGATAAAGTATTCGGGCCTTTTGAAAAACTTATTTTTAAAATTACGGGTGTAAAAGAATACAATCAAACGTGGAAACAGTACGCATTATCATTAGTTTTACTCAACGGATTTATGATTGTTATTGTATATTTCATTTTCAGATTACAAGGTGTGTTGCCGCTAAATCCAGCGCATATTGAAGGGATGGAGCCTACGCTCGCTTTTAATACAGCGATTAGTTTTATGGCTGATACAAACTTACAGCATTATAGCGGTGAAAATGGTTTATCCTATTTATCACAATTAATCGGGATTACATTTTTAATGTTTGCGGCACCAGCAACGACATTGGCGCTCGTTATGGCTTTTATAAGAGGACTTGCTGGAAAAGAACTTGGTAACTTTTTCGTTGATTTTACGAGAGCGTTAACGAGAGTGTTTCTTCCTATCGCATTTATTGCGGCACTAGTTTTTGTCGCACTTGGCGTACCGCAAACGTTAGATGGAGCGGTTACAGCACAAACGATTGATGGGGCAAAACAAAGTATATTACGTGGACCTGTTGCATCATTCGTTTCCATTAAGGAACTTGGAAATAACGGCGGTGGATTTTTCGGAGCAAACTCTACGCATCCTTTTGAAAATCCAGGACAAATGAGTAATATTTTGCAAATGATGCTTATGATGTTATTACCAACAGCACTTCCATTTACGTACGGACGAATGGTAGGAAATAAAAAACAAGGTCGCATCCTTTTCGTTTCACTTTTTATGGTGTTTTTACTAGGATTTATAACAATTACGACATCTGAACTAAACGGGAATCCGGCATTAAATGGAATGGGTATCGAACATGTACAAGGAAGTACAGAAGGGAAAGAAGTACGATTTGGAACAGTATTTTCTTCACTATACGCAACGGTAACGACAGCTGCTGAAACAGGCGCCGTTAATACGATGCATGATACGTTAACACCAATTGGCGGTTTAGTTCCACTTGTAAATATGATGTTAAACACAGTATATGGCGGCGTTGGAGCAGGTTTTGTAAATATTATTATGTATGCAATTATTGCAGTGTTTATATCTGGGTTAATGGTTGGACGGACACCAGAGTTTTTAGGTAAAAAGATTGAAGGTAAGGAAATGAAATTAATTGCGGTCACGATTTTATTTCATCCATTGCTCATTTTAGGCTTTTCGGCATTAGCTCTTTCAACAAATTTAGGGACGGATGCTATTTCTCATTCCGGTTTCCACGGTTTAACGCAAGTTGTATATGAATATACATCGTCAGCTGCGAATAACGGATCTGGATTTGAAGGATTAGGAGATAATACACCGTTTTGGAATATTACGACTGGTTTAGTTATGTTTTTAGGACGTTACTTCAGTTTAATTACGATGCTAGCTGTGGCAGCTTCGTTGAAAGAAAAAACGGTAGTGCCAGAAACAGTCGGAACGTTCCGTACAGATAATAGTTTATTTGGTGGCATCTTCATCGGAACAATTGTAATTGTCGGTGCATTAACATTCTTCCCGATGTTAGTACTCGGACCAATTGCAGAATTTCTTACATTGAAGTAA
- a CDS encoding patatin-like phospholipase family protein → MLENTGLVLEGGGMRGVYTGGILEYFMEQDLYFPYVIGVSAGACHAASYLSRQRNRNKTVNIDYASHPKYLSYKNLWRKRQLFDMEFIFHEIPEKHVPFDFETYFNSQERFLVGTTDCETGQSIYFEKEGTNDDALNLLQASSSLPFIAPVVNYRGKQLLDGGISDPIPVRKAQEDGFKKSVVILTRNHGYAKKKSKFGWVAAKAYKKYPNLVNTMLNRYEVYNETLHYIEKEEQAGNLFVIRPEVPLQVDRMEKDTAKLQNLYEQGYEDAKRQFADLQAFLQK, encoded by the coding sequence ATGCTTGAAAATACGGGGTTAGTATTAGAAGGCGGCGGTATGCGTGGTGTGTACACGGGCGGGATATTAGAATACTTTATGGAACAAGATTTATATTTTCCATATGTAATCGGTGTATCAGCTGGTGCTTGTCATGCAGCGTCGTATCTTTCCAGACAAAGAAATAGAAATAAAACAGTAAACATTGATTATGCATCACACCCAAAATACTTATCGTATAAAAATTTATGGAGAAAACGCCAGTTATTCGATATGGAGTTCATTTTTCATGAGATTCCAGAAAAGCATGTTCCGTTTGATTTTGAAACATACTTTAATAGCCAAGAGCGTTTCCTTGTAGGAACGACAGATTGTGAAACAGGACAGTCTATTTATTTTGAAAAAGAAGGAACGAATGATGATGCACTAAATTTATTACAAGCATCTAGTTCATTGCCTTTCATTGCACCTGTAGTAAATTACCGTGGTAAGCAATTATTAGATGGCGGGATTTCGGATCCAATTCCAGTTCGTAAAGCACAGGAAGATGGTTTTAAAAAATCAGTCGTTATTTTAACGAGAAATCATGGTTACGCGAAGAAAAAATCAAAGTTTGGATGGGTTGCAGCGAAAGCTTATAAAAAATATCCGAACCTTGTTAACACGATGCTGAATCGTTATGAAGTGTATAATGAAACACTTCACTACATTGAAAAAGAAGAACAAGCTGGGAATTTATTTGTTATTCGTCCAGAAGTGCCGCTTCAAGTAGATCGTATGGAAAAAGATACAGCAAAACTACAAAATCTATATGAGCAAGGCTATGAAGATGCAAAGAGACAGTTTGCAGATTTGCAGGCGTTTTTGCAAAAATAA